In a single window of the Bufo bufo chromosome 5, aBufBuf1.1, whole genome shotgun sequence genome:
- the LOC121000719 gene encoding thiosulfate sulfurtransferase-like yields the protein MVSRALISAGWLLEVLKARRAPALRMLDATWYSPGSRDARKEYGERHIPGASFFDLEQCKDQQSPYEMMLPTKSQFAKYAGELGISNDRHVVVYDCDSLGMLYAPRLWWMFRVFGHHNVSLLDGGLANWMKQGFPVTSEATSVAPETFRVTLNQSLLKSFEDIQENISSKRFQLVDTRSEGNFRGPEPKPGEGIEPGHIPGSVNIPFSNFLTKDGYEKPVHEIRQLFQDRGIDLTKPLTATCRRGVTACHLALASFLLGKDDTAVYDGSWSEWFHRAKPEHKVFERRNRA from the exons atGGTGAGTCGTGCTTTAATTTCTGCTGGGTGGCTCTTAGAGGTCCTCAAAGCCAGGAGAGCCCCTGCCCTGCGGATGCTGGACGCTACCTGGTACTCCCCCGGGAGTAGAGATGCCAGGAAGGAGTATGGAGAGCGGCACATACCTGGAGCCTCCTTCTTTGACCTGGAGCAATGCAAGGACCAGCAGTCGCCCTATGAGATGATGCTGCCCACCAAGTCCCAGTTTGCCAAGTACGCTGGTGAACTGGGCATCAGCAATGACAGACACGTGGTGGTCTACGACTGCGACAGCTTGGGCATGCTCTACGCCCCGAGGCTTTGGTGGATGTTCCGTGTTTTTGGCCACCACAATGTGTCGTTGCTGGATGGGGGTCTCGCCAACTGGATGAAGCAGGGGTTTCCGGTGACATCTGAGGCGACAAGTGTAGCGCCAGAGACGTTCCGGGTGACACTGAATCAGTCTCTTCTCAAGAGCTTCGAGGACATTCAGGAGAACATTTCCAGCAAAAGGTTCCAGCTGGTGGACACCCGATCAGAAGGGAATTTCCGGGGGCCGGAGCCGAAGcccggagaag GCATTGAGCCAGGACACATCCCCGGATCAGTGAACATTCCTTTCTCTAACTTCCTGACGAAGGATGGTTACGAAAAACCAGTGCATGAAATCCGCCAGTTGTTCCAGGATCGAGGGATTGACCTGACCAAGCCCCTGACCGCCACCTGTCGCCGTGGGGTCACTGCCTGCCACCTGGCCCTGGCCTCCTTCCTGCTGGGAAAAGACGACACAGCCGTCTATGATGGTTCCTGGTCGGAATGGTTCCATCGGGCAAAGCCTGAGCACAAGGTCTTCGAGAGGAGGAATAGGGCTTAA